The proteins below are encoded in one region of Bacillus vallismortis:
- a CDS encoding DUF2953 domain-containing protein: MVYVLTAILILIGIVLLLRMKMYVAVEYLHADDNDKLTLKITALFGLIRIKKSIPAIKVNKADGSVDIKQKTKSKVKKSSSEKKITFDDVQQSIHKIEMILQQVKNLRKISASFLAHLHITKLEWITIVGIQDAAVTGVLTGAVWSVKGGIAAMLYDHLNFVNKPVYEVIPSFQVPVSRTHFQCIFFFRFGHAMLAAFKFVKYGRELSVFKKNPSSRMTSKNDSSV, translated from the coding sequence ATGGTATATGTGCTGACAGCCATTCTTATTCTTATAGGTATCGTGCTGCTTCTCAGAATGAAAATGTATGTTGCTGTTGAGTATCTTCATGCTGATGATAACGACAAACTGACCTTGAAGATCACAGCGCTGTTTGGCCTGATCCGGATCAAAAAATCGATCCCAGCCATTAAGGTGAACAAAGCTGACGGATCAGTTGATATCAAACAAAAAACAAAATCCAAAGTGAAAAAAAGCAGCAGCGAGAAAAAAATTACGTTTGATGATGTGCAGCAAAGCATTCATAAAATCGAAATGATTTTGCAACAGGTCAAAAATTTGCGGAAAATCAGCGCGTCTTTTCTGGCGCATTTACATATTACAAAACTCGAATGGATTACAATCGTAGGAATTCAAGACGCGGCAGTGACAGGTGTGTTAACAGGTGCTGTTTGGAGTGTGAAAGGCGGCATCGCTGCAATGCTGTATGACCATCTGAACTTTGTCAATAAGCCCGTCTATGAAGTGATTCCGTCATTTCAAGTCCCTGTCTCCAGAACCCACTTTCAGTGTATATTCTTTTTTCGCTTTGGACATGCTATGCTTGCAGCTTTCAAATTCGTCAAATACGGAAGGGAGCTATCCGTATTTAAGAAGAATCCGTCGTCCCGAATGACTTCAAAGAATGATTCATCAGTTTAA
- the ytfJ gene encoding GerW family sporulation protein, translating into MADHPIQGLMKTAMENLKEMIDVNTIIGDPVETPDGSVILTVSKVGFGFAAGGSEFGGKPAEKKSEDDETREQKLPFGGGSGGGVSITPIAFLIVGSTGIRMLHLDENTHLIEKILDAAPQTLERIQQMFKKNNKNQGQGQNQNQMNNMNY; encoded by the coding sequence ATGGCAGACCATCCCATCCAAGGTTTAATGAAAACCGCAATGGAAAACTTGAAGGAAATGATTGATGTTAACACCATCATCGGAGATCCGGTTGAAACGCCGGATGGAAGCGTGATTTTAACCGTTTCTAAAGTTGGATTCGGCTTCGCCGCAGGCGGAAGCGAGTTTGGCGGAAAGCCGGCTGAAAAGAAATCGGAAGACGATGAGACAAGAGAACAAAAACTTCCTTTCGGAGGCGGAAGCGGGGGCGGTGTGTCCATTACGCCGATCGCGTTTTTAATTGTCGGATCGACAGGAATCAGAATGCTTCATTTAGATGAAAATACCCATTTGATTGAGAAAATCTTAGACGCAGCCCCTCAAACCCTTGAACGCATCCAGCAAATGTTCAAGAAAAATAACAAGAACCAAGGCCAGGGCCAAAATCAAAACCAAATGAACAATATGAATTATTAA
- a CDS encoding RDD family protein has protein sequence MDVTYEELERNDLKGPLEAEQLTHAYAGFWVRFWAFLLDWLVVWGLNHLLVSPLFTVLDLPKTSGMFTFSAYSVTTLVVYLAYFALMTKFFGQTLGKMVFGLKVVSVKHDHQLTWSTVIFREVVGRYIDKIWILYIVVAFSPTKQGIHDYIADTTVVHEKLYRK, from the coding sequence ATGGATGTGACATATGAAGAGTTAGAGCGCAATGACCTCAAAGGCCCGCTAGAAGCGGAACAGCTTACACATGCTTATGCGGGCTTTTGGGTTCGTTTCTGGGCTTTTCTGCTTGATTGGCTCGTTGTATGGGGATTAAACCATTTACTTGTTTCTCCCCTCTTTACCGTATTGGATCTGCCGAAAACATCCGGCATGTTTACCTTCTCGGCCTACAGTGTGACTACGCTTGTTGTGTATCTTGCCTATTTTGCGCTGATGACAAAGTTCTTTGGGCAGACGCTTGGAAAAATGGTATTCGGCCTCAAAGTGGTTTCCGTGAAGCATGATCATCAGCTGACATGGAGTACAGTGATTTTTCGTGAAGTAGTCGGACGGTATATTGATAAGATTTGGATTTTATATATCGTTGTTGCTTTTTCGCCTACAAAACAGGGGATTCATGATTACATTGCGGATACGACTGTGGTGCATGAAAAACTATATCGTAAATAA
- the sppA gene encoding signal peptide peptidase SppA produces the protein MNAKRWIALVIALGIFGVSIIVSISMSFFESVKGAQTDLTSLTDESQEKTLENGSLTSKIAVLEVSGTIQDNGDSSSLLGSGGYNHRTFLKNLERAKDDKAVKGIVLKVNSPGGGVYESAEIHKKLEEIKKETKKPIYVSMGSMAASGGYYISTAADKIFATPETLTGSLGVIMESVNYAKLADKLGISFETIKSGAHKDIMSPSREMTKEEKNIMQSMVDNSYEGFVDVISEGRGMPKAEVKKIADGRVYDGRQAKKLNLVDKLGFYDDTISAMKKDHKDLKNASVISYEESFGLGSLFSMGANKMFKSEIDFLNMREVLSQSGSPRMMYLYAK, from the coding sequence ATGAATGCAAAAAGATGGATCGCATTAGTGATTGCCTTGGGGATTTTCGGCGTCTCCATCATCGTCAGCATCTCAATGAGTTTCTTTGAAAGCGTCAAAGGCGCTCAAACGGATCTCACATCACTGACGGATGAATCGCAGGAAAAGACCCTGGAAAACGGCAGTCTCACAAGTAAAATTGCTGTATTGGAAGTCAGCGGCACCATTCAGGATAATGGGGATTCAAGCAGTCTGCTCGGTTCAGGGGGATATAACCACAGAACGTTTTTGAAAAACCTTGAGCGTGCAAAAGATGACAAGGCAGTTAAAGGAATCGTTCTGAAGGTGAATTCTCCGGGCGGCGGAGTCTATGAAAGTGCTGAAATACATAAGAAGCTGGAAGAAATTAAGAAAGAAACAAAAAAACCGATTTACGTGTCGATGGGATCGATGGCAGCATCCGGCGGCTATTACATCTCAACGGCGGCTGATAAGATTTTTGCCACCCCGGAAACCTTGACCGGGTCACTCGGCGTCATTATGGAAAGCGTCAATTATGCAAAGCTCGCTGATAAGCTCGGTATTTCTTTTGAAACAATTAAGAGCGGGGCCCATAAGGATATTATGTCTCCTTCCCGTGAGATGACGAAAGAAGAAAAGAACATCATGCAATCAATGGTTGATAATTCTTATGAAGGTTTTGTTGATGTCATTTCTGAAGGCCGCGGCATGCCGAAAGCAGAGGTAAAGAAAATTGCGGACGGACGCGTCTATGACGGTCGGCAGGCGAAAAAACTGAATCTTGTTGATAAGCTTGGTTTTTATGACGATACCATTTCAGCGATGAAAAAGGATCATAAAGATTTGAAAAACGCCTCTGTCATTTCTTACGAGGAAAGTTTCGGGTTAGGCTCGCTGTTTTCCATGGGCGCCAACAAAATGTTTAAGAGTGAAATCGATTTTCTGAATATGAGAGAAGTACTTTCACAATCCGGTTCGCCGAGAATGATGTATCTCTATGCGAAGTAG